CCACTGAATCCTTTTTCTTTTCCACCTTTCAGTTCCTTCTGTAATGTAGAATTCCACTAACAGAGATGTGGGTGTCCTTTGTGTTTGCAGAAAATTGTGTTGAAAACAGAAATGAATAGTGAGAAATGCAAGAGAAAGGTGTTGCAAACTATTGCTGGGATCCAAGGTAAGCGCACCCACATTGTCATACTTTGTAATGAGTTTTTTTTAACCCCCTTTTCTTGAAAGGGATGAACTAAATAATGTCTTCATTGATTTGGTGCAGGGGTTGACTCTGTAAGTGTGGATTTAAAGGAGAAAAGGATAACTGTGATAGGAGATGCAGACCCTGTGATGTTAACAAATAAGCTAAGAAAGTGCAGATTTACAGAACTGGTTAGTGTGAGTGCATTCAGAGAAGAGCAATTGAGATATTCTGATGAGATGGATGGGAGTCATGCGTATAGTCCTCATCATAGAAGCCCTTATTCAAATTCATATACACCACCAGGAGGATTTTATGCTCTCACTGATGGAGATCATTATTCTTACTGATTGACTGTTTTGTGCAGAGTACATATTGTATAGAACAGCAGGATTTGTGTTATTGGGTTAAGGAAAGAAAACCCAATTCATGAGCTTGCTCTTTGGAGTGAAGTTTTTATGTTTTACTCCGACCTCCTTCTTTTAGTGATCCATGGCTGGAGCAGACCAGCTTAGAATTGAGTTTCTATGTCAAATGTTCATGCTGTTGTAAAtattcaaaatcttttcttttttgtgCCGATTTATCAATCCATTGAAATCAAAAAGGAAAAAATTACTTGTTTGTTTTAAGGGCTGTCGTATGGTCCGTGGCTCATTCTTGAAGTTGTctgaattgattttttttctttaaacaTGTCAGCATCTCTGTCTTCATATAGTGAATTTGGTTCGAATACACTTTCAGGGGTTTGAAAACAAGGTGGGTGGCTTCTatatctcttttcatcatcatcattcttatCAATTGTGCACAACGAATTGAGCTCCAACCTTTTGACATTTGATTGAAATTCTTAAAAATAAATACATACTGATTTGTTGTACTGGTCATATTCCATTCAATATTCTCATATATTTTCTTAATGTCTCAATGACTCTTGtctatatttttataattaaatatttatttattacttAATTGAAATGCGTCCATCATGAATATCTAGTAATTATGCTTCTTattatataattttgtaattataaaATTTGCATATTCGTGTCTTTATATTTTGGGTTCATCTTGATTATAGTATTTTTATTTATGATAAGTTTACAAGTATATTTTTGTGCGAAATTTGgttaatggctttattctttcttGTTCCTATCATCAATCATTCTCAAAAATTAGTTCTAACTCTTAGATTTTTTTCCCACCTTAATTTAAATCTACAAATATAGAATTAACTAAAATAACTTCTTTGTGTGTAGATATGGACCTCGAACACAAACATTCATAATAATCTCCATTGCTTACTTGAAAAAATGATGATTACAACTTGTACACTCAGCCTCCTTATAAGTAGTTACTAGCTAGTAATTTGAATAAATAAATCCACACATGAAAATGTTTACACAATGTACCATTACAATATTATGTTATATGTGTGGGATAAGTCCTTATAATGCAATTTGAATATTCCACATTCGTCCTTACTATGAAATTAGAGGGTTTAGAACATATTTAGTGCAACACAAGTAGCACAAagacaaaaaaaaccaaaaaagaagaGAATTTCATGATAATATTCCCTTctcatgacaaaaaaaaatttaaaagaagaaaaatTGTGAACTAAAGTGCATTAGCTAAACAAATTTTTACTACTTTGAAATCATAATTGAGTTAGTTTGCTATTGTTTAACAAATTAATGtacaattttaaaaatattttaaatatatatttgtaaattATTAAAGCATGAAAACAAGAAATGACTACTTTATAGAAACTACAAGAATCACGCATAGATTTTTATTATAGAACGAAAAAAAATGGGGAAGAAAGGAACTTGGTGTCAAATTTAGAAGCTCAAACTAGTGTATTACATGTCATACTATCATCCATATGACTAGAATACTAGAGAAATGTCATAATTTAAATTTGTCTTAAACAATGAACTTTGTTTGCACAAAAAGCAAAACAAGGAAATACCAAATACATGACAAATAATAACATGAAtgaaaatgataaatatttatctaatttatttaacaaaaataaagaaatgacaagggaaagaagaggaagagaaaaatatCACCAATCTCCCAGGTGGTTGGATATGATCTTGACTTAAAGAACCTTATATCTACAAAGAATGATAAAATTGTTGGGACTAGTTAGTGGTTTTCTTTAAGGTCAAATACCTATTTTGGTATTTCTAACTCCAAAACATCTAAAGTAGATAGATAGAAAAATAGCGTGTAAAATTACTCCTATCCCAATTGTGTTTAAGAATGGTTAGAGCTATAATTGCATGATAgtgtaaactaataaaatgaaaGAAATATTAGAGATGTGAGAATCTCAAAGTGATTAGGGGCACAACAACACAAGAGTTACAATAATAGTAAAAAGAAACAATATCACTTGAGAGAGCTTGAGGAAGCCAAGAATACAAGAAAGATTAAAAAATAATCTTGTAGGAGTGCCTTAGTGATCTTTCAAGATTAACATATTTGTGTAAGTGCGAGAGAGAGGTAATATGAGAGcctaaatgtgtgtgtgtgtgtgtgtgtgtgtgtgtgtgtgcgtgtgtgtgcgtgtgtgtgtgtgtgtgtgtgtgtgtgtgtgtgtgtgtgtgagagagagagagagagagagagagagagagagagagagagagagagagagagagagagagagagagagagagatgtccaAAATGCAAGATAATTTTAGGATGAGAAGAAATTGTAAGAAGAAAAAGGCTAACAAGCCATTTGGATTCATCCAAAGATTTCTTCACTAACTTAGGAAGGTTACAAGTGTTGAAATGCTTAGAAATGACTACCAAATGAGAGATATCATGGGACACTAGTACATTATGTATAATTTTGTGTCTCATGATAGTGTATAGATAATTTAAGATCTAAAGATTAGACACTAGAAAATATTTAAGATAACTcaaatattcacaaaaaaaaaaatataataaacaaggCCTAAGAACCATGGGAGGGAAAAAGGGTAattcaaggaataaaatgagcctaAAAGGAGTATTCAATTTGTGATGTTACATTTTGCCCCTACTTTAGTGCGCTTACGATACTATGTAAATAtgcatgctaaattaaaaaggaaataaCATCATAACCCTAAAAGGGATAATATAGAGGACATAGAGATCTATTTGACTTGAGGAACCATGTCACCAAATTGAAAACCTACAAAATAAATATGTTAGACAAAAAACTATTTTATAATATAAGaaacattaaaaaaacataaaCTTACAAAGCCACACATACACACAAACAAACAACTATATGCAAAGGAGTAAACACTTAAtgaacaaacaaacaaaattttgTGTTTGTAGAGTGAGACATTAATGTCGGAGGTTGTCTCAATATTATATGTTATCCTCAAAGcatataaaaggaaaaaaaaaggaattattacatgaagagaagaatgtaATGACTCAATCAATTTCTGCATAGAGAGACTACACTCAAATAGATAGTGAAGCAATCAACATGAATGGAATAGTACATGACTCGGACACTAGCTTTCTCTATCACTAGGGATCATGCATTGCTCTAGTAGAAATTTAGAATCAATTAGATGGCATTGACACAAGTAGAGatgaaaatatgaaaaattaaaaattttgaagGCCTTCATAGTGGAATTTGGGGTCAAAACTATCATTGATCCCCAAAAATTATTAGCCAAACACAATTTTTTTAGGGAAAATTGTTGGAGATCTTTTCAACGATGTAAACATATTCAAATTTCATTGATAGAGCTGAAAGTTATGACTACACCAAGTTGGGGTAGTAAAAATGCATGTTCTTCTAAAAAATGAacctattattattttattcacgCTCAACTATCTATTTCAAATTCCAAAGAGATGTGATGACTCGTGGAATTATGTTCAAACTATATAAATTGAGATCTCAAGTATCTTTTTGGAGATGCATAcatttgttttgaagtttgttgttatacaaattattttataaaattttacAATACTACGGGTTGTACACTAGGCATTGTCATTTGAATTCATAGTTCAAATTAGTGGTATCAGAGATAATTTATCTCTTATATGTTCCATCATGTACACGATCATCAATCAAAGGCTCAATTTGAAAACAAGAGATCCAttagactaccttcctttgagatgtACACatttgtagatggctacaaaataaaGTGAAGGATCTGGTGATCCTTATAAGGTGttggttgaagatgcattgaaagtAAAATTTGAGGAGATGATGAAACAAATTTCTTAGATGTAAAATCAAGGTTCACAAATAAATCCAACGAATCTATGGTTTGGTGGTCATACCGCATTCAAGGTGCAAGTAAATTTTAACATCCAAACTTTTGAAGGGAAAATTGAACAAATTGTTGTTGATAATTGGTTACCAAAGCTTGAAAGCTATTTTTTTGTGAATCATTTATCAGATGCTAAGAAAATCACTTTTTCTCTTCTTAAAGCCTAGAGTCATGTGAAGCAAGCATGGAAAATCATATAGGAGTAGAGTATTTTCATAATTATAAAAAATTGTATAATCATGTCTTTATATTTTGGGTTCATTTTATTGGAGTATCTTTATGTATAATAAGTTTTTAAAGTATATTCTTGTATGAAATTTGGTTCATGActtttttcttcttgttcctatcaCCACTTATTCTCAAAAATTATTTTTGATTCTTAGATAAATTTTTTTACCACTTTAGATTAAATCTATAAATATAAAATTGACTAGAATTACTTATTTATGCATTATATGAACCTTAAACATTTAAATTCAAAACCTATGTTGTGAGAGGATAGAATGCATGATAGAACACAAACATTCATTATATTTACATTAGGTATCTTCATTGCTTAGTTGATAACATGATGATTACAACTTATACTCCAACCTCCTTATAAATGGTTACTAGCTAGTAATTTCAATAAATACAACCAATGTGAGATAAATCCAAACATGTAAATGTCTACGCAATGTATcattataatattatgttatataggTGGGATAAATCCTCATTATGCAATTTTAACattccaacattcatccttactaTGAAATTAGAGGACTTACAACGTATTTAGTTGAACACAAGTAGCACAAAGACAAGAAATAGAATTCCATGATAATAACCCATCTTCACGACAAGCTCCTTgtgtttaaaaagaaaagaaaaaatgtgaTTTAGCCAAAGTGCATTAGCTAAACAAATTTTCACTACTTCCAAATTAAAATTGAGTTAGCTTGTTACTATTTAACAAATCAATGCTAC
This genomic stretch from Cryptomeria japonica chromosome 8, Sugi_1.0, whole genome shotgun sequence harbors:
- the LOC131034599 gene encoding heavy metal-associated isoprenylated plant protein 39-like yields the protein MKKIVLKTEMNSEKCKRKVLQTIAGIQGVDSVSVDLKEKRITVIGDADPVMLTNKLRKCRFTELVSVSAFREEQLRYSDEMDGSHAYSPHHRSPYSNSYTPPGGFYALTDGDHYSY